In Methanothrix sp., a genomic segment contains:
- a CDS encoding DNA cytosine methyltransferase: MKLSMSRPIAIGLFSGAGGLDIGLENAGFKFRASVELDPVRCETLRLSRKGCPVLCEDIRAISSERIKSASFIDEVDLVAAGPPCQPFSKLAYWMTEGKVKDANKADLIFQPVRLARELNARAVFIENVPGLCYRHAKPLLDLLLKKLESAGYSTTWAVVNAADYGVPQLRKRLIIIGMQDIIPRIPDPTITNGNFMTAGDAIGDLDNGSADDAELIGGKHGKLLQLIPPGKNYIHLTDRGDGIPHFRYRSRYWSFLLKLSPDLPSWTIPAQAGSYTGPFHWRSRKLRILELKRLQTFPDDWTFCGSDTMIRRQIGDAVPPLLAQRLGEEIIKQLNE; this comes from the coding sequence GTGAAGCTTAGCATGAGTAGGCCTATAGCCATTGGGTTGTTTTCTGGAGCAGGAGGGCTTGATATTGGGCTAGAGAACGCGGGATTCAAGTTCCGTGCCTCTGTAGAACTCGATCCTGTGAGATGCGAAACCCTTAGGCTGAGCCGCAAAGGCTGCCCGGTCCTGTGCGAAGACATTCGAGCGATATCTAGCGAGCGCATCAAGTCTGCTTCCTTTATTGACGAAGTAGATCTTGTTGCAGCTGGGCCGCCATGCCAGCCATTTTCAAAGCTTGCATACTGGATGACAGAGGGCAAGGTAAAAGATGCCAATAAGGCTGATCTAATATTCCAGCCAGTCAGGCTCGCTCGAGAGCTTAATGCTAGAGCAGTCTTTATTGAGAATGTGCCAGGCCTTTGCTATAGACATGCTAAACCGCTTTTAGATTTACTCCTAAAAAAGCTGGAATCCGCAGGATATTCCACCACCTGGGCCGTGGTCAATGCTGCAGATTATGGTGTCCCTCAACTTAGAAAGCGGCTGATAATAATTGGAATGCAGGATATTATCCCTCGGATACCCGATCCGACCATCACAAATGGCAACTTTATGACAGCAGGAGATGCCATTGGTGATCTGGATAATGGTAGTGCGGATGACGCGGAGCTAATTGGAGGTAAGCATGGAAAGCTTCTCCAGCTCATTCCACCGGGAAAGAATTATATTCATCTTACCGATCGGGGAGACGGAATCCCACATTTCAGATATCGATCAAGATATTGGAGCTTCCTGCTCAAGCTTTCGCCAGATCTTCCATCTTGGACCATCCCTGCCCAGGCGGGTTCGTATACAGGGCCTTTTCACTGGAGAAGCAGAAAACTCCGGATCTTAGAACTCAAGAGGCTTCAGACCTTCCCTGATGATTGGACATTTTGCGGATCTGATACAATGATTAGGAGACAAATTGGTGATGCTGTTCCGCCCCTGCTCGCTCAGCGACTTGGAGAAGAGATAATAAAGCAGCTGAATGAGTGA
- a CDS encoding homoserine dehydrogenase, producing MRDVKISLVGFGIVGHGVVDVLSRKRELLREMGLNLRLVSVTDHTGTVTSEDGVDAKKILGERTLANVATSSMKGKEAIDAIDSDLMIEVTPTNIVHGQPGLGHMEAALASGKHVVTSNKGPLVVSYGRLKKLAEDNGVMLKFEATVGGTMPLISLVERTLVGNAILGVRGIFNGTCNYILTRMAEEGIPYAHALSEAQDMGIAEADPSYDVEGVDTAGKVVILANSLFDMNIKYSDVDVTGITGVTPEALALAKKRGYAIKLIGDVPALTVRPTLVPMDSPLAVAGTLNSAAIYTDLSGTITVSGLGAGSIETASAILTDITSIYRTKRIDAIF from the coding sequence ATGAGAGATGTTAAAATCTCCCTGGTGGGCTTTGGCATAGTGGGGCACGGGGTGGTTGATGTCCTCAGCAGAAAGAGGGAGCTTCTCCGCGAGATGGGCCTGAACCTGAGGCTGGTCAGCGTCACCGATCACACCGGCACAGTGACATCCGAGGATGGAGTGGATGCCAAAAAGATACTGGGCGAGAGGACACTGGCCAATGTGGCCACATCGAGCATGAAGGGGAAGGAGGCCATAGATGCCATAGACTCCGACCTGATGATCGAGGTCACCCCCACCAACATCGTCCACGGCCAGCCGGGGCTGGGCCATATGGAGGCCGCCCTCGCCTCGGGCAAACATGTGGTGACATCCAACAAAGGGCCACTGGTGGTATCCTACGGCCGCCTGAAGAAGCTGGCTGAGGACAATGGCGTAATGCTCAAGTTCGAGGCCACCGTCGGCGGCACAATGCCTCTGATCAGCCTGGTTGAGCGCACACTGGTGGGCAATGCCATCCTGGGCGTCCGGGGCATATTCAATGGCACCTGCAACTATATTCTCACCCGCATGGCCGAGGAGGGCATACCCTATGCCCACGCCCTGAGCGAGGCTCAGGATATGGGAATCGCCGAGGCCGACCCCAGCTACGATGTGGAGGGGGTGGATACAGCAGGAAAGGTGGTCATACTGGCCAACTCTCTGTTCGATATGAATATCAAGTACTCCGATGTTGATGTGACCGGCATAACAGGAGTGACCCCCGAAGCCCTTGCTCTGGCCAAGAAGAGGGGATATGCCATAAAGCTGATCGGGGATGTGCCCGCTCTGACCGTCCGGCCCACACTGGTGCCCATGGACAGCCCCCTGGCTGTGGCCGGGACTTTAAACTCCGCTGCTATATACACCGATCTCTCCGGGACGATCACTGTCTCCGGCCTTGGTGCAGGCTCCATCGAGACGGCCTCTGCCATTCTAACCGATATCACCAGCATTTACAGGACCAAGCGGATAGATGCCATATTCTAG
- a CDS encoding amino acid-binding protein: MRLSMDLELQDVPGQLLLAMQPLSDNKANIISVVHHRDRKTPRGMIPVRFIVEMDRSRIEAVKARLKESGISVVRAGEDRFIESVSVVLVGHVLDSDLGDTINRIDSTGFAEVMDLSLTMPGVSEHSSAYLKIRATGKAEIHKALTILRNVGEEKKLLVIEPIEMEAV, from the coding sequence ATGCGACTTTCCATGGATTTAGAGCTTCAGGATGTTCCCGGCCAACTGCTCTTGGCTATGCAACCCTTGAGCGATAACAAGGCCAACATCATCAGTGTGGTCCACCACAGGGATCGAAAAACCCCCCGGGGCATGATCCCGGTTCGATTCATTGTGGAGATGGATCGCTCAAGAATCGAGGCGGTAAAGGCCAGGCTCAAGGAGAGCGGGATCTCTGTGGTGCGTGCAGGCGAGGACCGATTCATTGAGTCAGTATCTGTGGTGCTGGTAGGCCATGTTCTGGACAGCGACCTGGGAGATACCATAAACCGGATCGACTCCACCGGCTTTGCCGAGGTGATGGACCTCTCCCTGACCATGCCAGGAGTGAGTGAGCACTCCTCCGCCTATCTCAAGATTCGCGCTACAGGCAAGGCTGAGATCCACAAGGCTTTGACTATTCTGCGCAATGTGGGCGAGGAGAAGAAGCTGCTCGTGATCGAGCCCATTGAGATGGAGGCAGTATGA
- the hisD gene encoding histidinol dehydrogenase encodes MITKRLVELKDEDLHSLLSRDVGIQDILPAVNEIVMEVGSKGDEALFRYTEKFDGAHLNDLRVTQEEIDESYDLVEDRLLEALSSAADHIFYFHNEQKEHELWMSEASPGVLVGQKVVPLDSVGAYVPGGRAAYPSSALMTVIPAKVADVPRIVVCTPPQKDGSINPLTLAAADMAGADEIYKIGGAQAIAAMALGTDSIERVDKIVGPGNVYVTAAKMLIRGSSEIDFPAGPSEVLILADRTADPGVIAADMIAQGEHDPKSISVLVSLDDLLASAVAEELEIQVEGTARSEIARLSLESSAVLLADDMDEALDFVNAFAPEHLEIITREPMNVLRSIRNAGSVFLGKYTPVAAGDYASGTNHVLPTSGYARIFSGLNVDHFVKKITLQMITDEGLLGLEDTITTLAEAEGLMAHAESVRRRLEPRA; translated from the coding sequence GTGATAACCAAAAGGCTGGTCGAGCTGAAGGATGAGGATCTGCATTCTCTTCTCTCCAGGGATGTGGGCATTCAGGATATCCTTCCTGCAGTAAATGAGATCGTAATGGAGGTTGGCTCGAAGGGAGATGAGGCTTTATTCAGGTATACAGAGAAGTTCGATGGGGCACATCTGAATGATCTGCGCGTCACCCAGGAGGAGATCGATGAATCATATGACCTGGTGGAGGACAGGCTCCTTGAGGCCCTCTCCTCGGCGGCAGATCATATCTTCTATTTCCACAATGAACAGAAAGAGCATGAGCTCTGGATGAGCGAGGCCTCTCCCGGGGTGCTGGTGGGCCAGAAGGTCGTCCCCCTGGACTCTGTGGGGGCGTATGTCCCCGGGGGCAGGGCGGCCTATCCCAGCTCGGCTCTGATGACAGTCATTCCCGCCAAGGTGGCGGATGTGCCCAGGATTGTGGTCTGCACCCCGCCCCAAAAGGATGGATCGATCAATCCCCTGACTCTGGCTGCTGCAGATATGGCGGGAGCGGACGAGATCTACAAGATCGGCGGAGCGCAGGCTATAGCGGCCATGGCCCTGGGGACAGATAGCATTGAAAGGGTGGACAAGATCGTGGGGCCGGGCAATGTCTATGTCACTGCCGCCAAGATGCTTATCAGAGGCTCGTCGGAGATCGATTTTCCCGCCGGACCGAGCGAAGTTCTGATCCTGGCCGACAGGACGGCCGATCCTGGGGTTATAGCTGCTGATATGATCGCCCAGGGGGAGCATGATCCCAAGTCGATCTCCGTCCTCGTCTCCCTGGATGATCTCCTGGCCAGCGCTGTGGCCGAGGAGCTGGAAATTCAGGTGGAGGGAACTGCCCGCTCTGAGATCGCCAGGCTGAGCCTGGAGAGCAGCGCCGTTCTGCTGGCGGACGATATGGATGAGGCGCTGGACTTCGTCAATGCCTTTGCCCCTGAGCATCTGGAGATAATCACCCGGGAGCCGATGAACGTCCTGAGGTCCATTCGCAATGCTGGAAGTGTGTTCCTCGGAAAGTACACCCCGGTGGCAGCAGGGGACTATGCCAGCGGAACGAATCACGTGCTTCCCACCTCCGGATATGCCCGGATCTTCTCCGGCCTGAATGTGGATCACTTCGTCAAGAAGATCACCCTGCAGATGATCACCGATGAGGGGCTGCTGGGGCTTGAGGATACCATAACCACTCTGGCCGAGGCGGAGGGGCTGATGGCCCATGCCGAGTCGGTGAGAAGGAGGCTGGAGCCGCGAGCCTGA
- a CDS encoding tetratricopeptide repeat protein — MILMPMEKHSTGAWFLLICLLLTCTLLVSESLPALAATSGAGSDPSLGSYLQEAMILYQNGSYSLASERINQSLQMEGEEAEAWLLRGKILFQLGYLQEAVRSLDQALRLNQSLKEAWSLKGEVLIEAGRYRMAQICLDYALRLDPGSITLWNRKAQTQEMLGDYDRALVSYERALAQEGEKSETLSRQGSLLLSLGRHSEALESFSRLLEVDSGNALALRGRAECHLRLGENDLAEESYLMALEEEPEEKESWRGLALARRARGDLNASLQAFNQALRIDPQDMETALGRADLLLAMGDCTSALESYSLALRIDGDNLSALYGKGRSLDGLKRRDEALDCYRQILEQEPDNIMVLQEMAYGLLEKGDPSQAAEVYGRILAKDHGNTMALLGMARAQSDLMGSGQALRYYGELLKQDANCTLAWTGRGEILLQQNDIDPAIESFTRALDIEPQNQDALLGLADALYQRGRLDEAWGYYQAAQAAGPSPRGYRGLGGILCARGEYARSISLFESALGLEVDGTESLMGMGLAQAGAGNISFALQCFSDILTIDPENWAARSNLGSLQAALGRYDEAAASLQEAANLSPASADIWYNLGQVYRLLGRHSQSRQALENATRLSPDDPVLWLELGYAQESCGEADRAAESFQRAAALDPENELIQYSLAISLAGQGQLHEALLAFERVMKINPKNDLAKQSINMTRSLIDGL, encoded by the coding sequence ATGATCCTGATGCCAATGGAAAAACACTCCACCGGGGCCTGGTTTCTGTTAATCTGCCTTCTCTTGACCTGCACCCTCCTCGTATCCGAATCCCTCCCTGCTCTAGCTGCCACCAGTGGCGCGGGCTCTGACCCTTCCCTTGGCTCCTATTTGCAAGAGGCTATGATCCTCTACCAGAATGGCTCTTATTCCCTGGCCTCAGAGAGGATAAACCAGTCGCTGCAGATGGAGGGGGAAGAGGCTGAGGCATGGCTTCTCAGGGGAAAGATCCTCTTTCAGCTGGGATATCTTCAGGAGGCTGTTCGCTCTCTTGACCAGGCTCTGAGGCTGAACCAGTCCCTCAAGGAGGCCTGGAGCCTGAAAGGAGAGGTACTGATCGAGGCGGGAAGATACAGAATGGCTCAGATATGCCTTGACTACGCCCTCCGCCTCGATCCCGGGAGCATAACCCTCTGGAACCGCAAGGCTCAGACCCAGGAGATGCTCGGAGATTATGATCGCGCCCTGGTAAGCTATGAGAGGGCGCTGGCCCAGGAGGGCGAGAAGAGCGAGACCCTCTCCCGTCAGGGCAGTCTGCTCCTCTCCCTGGGTCGTCATTCTGAGGCCCTGGAGAGCTTCAGCCGGCTGCTGGAGGTGGACAGCGGCAACGCCCTCGCCCTGAGGGGCAGGGCGGAATGCCACCTCCGGTTAGGCGAGAATGATCTGGCGGAAGAGAGCTATCTGATGGCATTGGAGGAGGAGCCGGAGGAGAAGGAATCCTGGCGGGGACTGGCCCTGGCCCGCCGCGCCAGGGGGGATCTGAACGCCTCCCTCCAGGCCTTCAATCAGGCCCTCAGGATAGATCCCCAGGATATGGAGACTGCTCTGGGCAGGGCTGATCTCCTCTTGGCGATGGGGGACTGTACATCGGCTCTGGAGAGCTATTCCCTTGCCCTCCGGATAGATGGGGACAACCTCTCTGCCCTTTACGGCAAAGGGCGATCTCTGGACGGCCTGAAGAGGAGGGATGAGGCTCTGGACTGCTACCGCCAGATCCTGGAACAGGAGCCGGATAACATCATGGTCCTGCAGGAGATGGCTTATGGATTATTAGAAAAGGGCGACCCATCCCAGGCCGCAGAGGTCTACGGCCGCATCCTGGCGAAGGATCATGGGAATACAATGGCCCTGCTGGGGATGGCAAGGGCGCAGTCGGATCTCATGGGATCGGGCCAGGCCCTGCGCTATTACGGGGAGCTTCTCAAGCAGGATGCCAACTGCACCCTTGCCTGGACGGGAAGGGGAGAGATACTGCTGCAGCAAAATGATATCGATCCGGCTATAGAGAGCTTCACGAGGGCATTGGATATCGAGCCACAAAACCAGGACGCCCTCTTGGGGCTGGCAGATGCCCTCTATCAGAGAGGAAGGCTGGATGAAGCCTGGGGCTACTATCAGGCCGCCCAGGCGGCAGGCCCCAGCCCGCGGGGCTACAGGGGGCTGGGAGGCATCCTCTGTGCCCGGGGGGAGTATGCCCGGTCCATCTCTCTCTTTGAGAGCGCCCTTGGCCTGGAGGTAGATGGGACAGAAAGCCTGATGGGGATGGGCCTGGCCCAGGCCGGCGCTGGCAATATCTCCTTTGCCCTGCAGTGCTTCTCAGATATCCTCACCATCGATCCGGAGAACTGGGCTGCCCGGTCCAACCTGGGAAGCCTGCAGGCGGCCCTGGGAAGATATGATGAGGCAGCAGCAAGCCTGCAAGAAGCAGCAAATCTGTCCCCGGCCTCTGCGGACATCTGGTACAACCTGGGCCAGGTGTACAGGCTCCTGGGCAGGCACAGCCAGTCCAGGCAGGCCCTCGAGAATGCGACCAGGCTCTCTCCTGATGACCCTGTTCTGTGGCTGGAGCTGGGCTATGCTCAGGAGAGCTGCGGAGAGGCAGACCGGGCTGCAGAGAGCTTCCAGAGGGCTGCCGCCCTTGATCCGGAGAACGAACTCATTCAGTACTCCCTTGCAATATCTCTGGCCGGCCAGGGCCAGCTTCATGAGGCGCTCTTGGCCTTCGAGAGGGTGATGAAGATCAATCCCAAGAACGATCTGGCTAAGCAGAGCATCAATATGACCCGCAGCCTGATTGATGGATTATGA
- a CDS encoding DUF120 domain-containing protein, giving the protein MDIETLKHLALLGALHGQIRVSSSALASLLLSSPQTASRRLYSLEGKGCIERKVTGSGQRIRITEIGRLLLLSEYQDYRNIFERERSTVMQGRVVGGLGEGQYYISREGYRNQFFKKLGFVPFPGTLNIKLDDPFNPGPHQVLIEGFQEKERTYGGCRCYRIKINGQDGAIIRPDRSSYPLDLVEVISPLRLRDALKLKDGDEVRLTLQ; this is encoded by the coding sequence GTGGATATCGAGACACTTAAGCATCTGGCGCTCTTGGGAGCGCTCCACGGTCAGATCAGAGTATCCAGCTCTGCTCTGGCCTCGCTTCTGCTCTCCAGCCCGCAGACCGCCAGCAGAAGGTTATATTCTCTGGAGGGGAAGGGCTGCATCGAGCGCAAAGTGACGGGCTCAGGCCAGAGGATCAGGATCACTGAGATCGGAAGGCTGCTGCTGCTCTCCGAGTATCAGGATTACAGGAATATCTTCGAGAGGGAAAGGAGCACAGTCATGCAGGGGAGGGTGGTGGGTGGCCTGGGCGAGGGGCAGTACTACATCTCTCGCGAGGGCTATCGCAATCAGTTCTTCAAGAAGCTCGGATTTGTGCCCTTTCCGGGCACACTGAATATCAAGCTGGACGATCCCTTCAATCCCGGTCCCCATCAGGTTCTCATTGAGGGATTCCAGGAGAAGGAGAGGACCTATGGTGGGTGCAGGTGCTACAGGATAAAGATCAATGGCCAGGATGGGGCCATCATCCGCCCAGACAGGAGCTCTTATCCTCTGGATCTGGTGGAGGTCATATCCCCTCTGCGGCTGAGAGATGCTCTCAAGCTGAAGGATGGCGATGAGGTGAGACTGACCCTGCAGTGA
- a CDS encoding methanogenesis marker 8 protein, with amino-acid sequence MSEHLLEMAGARVRVRDGEVEVLTEPAIRSCPLRRDLYGIDKESKETVKKVLEEHMAELGMYGPRRVLELENKPVSFGASEILSDALTEGLVDAAVLVCEGAGTVVVAKPEVLQAIGAHMTGLVRTEPIEEIQAGLEDRGCILIDRRGRVDQIQGFERAAEAGYRKIAVTVAGHRADEAIELRKRKRAMGAGAAILAVHTTGISISEAQVLAECCDLVWSCASRAVREVVRGRALMQIGIAIPVFALTPMGKRLILNRAMHFDGPLLLHRAGLPLMPEGKQPEPLV; translated from the coding sequence GTGTCCGAGCATCTTTTGGAGATGGCTGGGGCCCGGGTCAGGGTCCGGGATGGGGAGGTGGAGGTTCTGACTGAGCCTGCCATACGCTCCTGCCCCCTGCGCCGGGATCTGTACGGCATCGATAAAGAGAGCAAAGAGACTGTCAAGAAGGTCTTGGAAGAGCATATGGCAGAGCTGGGCATGTACGGCCCGAGGAGAGTGCTGGAGCTCGAGAACAAACCGGTGAGCTTCGGAGCCTCGGAGATCCTCTCCGATGCCCTCACCGAGGGGCTCGTCGATGCCGCAGTGCTGGTCTGCGAGGGAGCGGGAACGGTGGTAGTGGCGAAGCCAGAGGTTCTGCAGGCCATCGGGGCTCATATGACAGGGCTGGTGAGGACAGAGCCGATAGAGGAGATCCAGGCGGGCCTGGAGGATAGAGGCTGCATCCTGATCGACAGACGGGGGAGGGTCGACCAGATCCAGGGCTTTGAGAGAGCAGCAGAAGCAGGATACAGAAAGATTGCTGTAACCGTGGCCGGTCACAGGGCAGATGAGGCTATAGAGCTGAGGAAGAGAAAGAGAGCTATGGGAGCCGGGGCCGCGATTCTAGCCGTTCACACCACGGGCATAAGCATAAGCGAGGCTCAGGTTCTGGCGGAATGCTGCGACCTGGTCTGGTCCTGCGCCTCCCGGGCGGTGCGAGAGGTGGTGAGAGGAAGGGCGCTGATGCAGATTGGCATTGCCATTCCCGTCTTCGCCCTCACTCCAATGGGAAAGAGGCTGATACTGAACCGGGCGATGCATTTTGATGGCCCGCTGCTCCTTCACCGGGCGGGCCTGCCGCTGATGCCGGAGGGAAAGCAGCCAGAGCCACTGGTTTAA
- a CDS encoding PHP domain-containing protein: MRFDLHIHSNCSDGRDDVRTILRAAARRNLDGLSITDHDTLRGSQQAMKIIREDKLDLILIPGAEVTTSEGHLLVLGVSELPRRGLSPEETADLAHDQGGIAIVPHPYHPFRHAIGRIPECDAVEVYNSKHLFGIANARALIEARRRRLPAVAGSDSHFAETVGLGVTEIDAGDAEEAIEAIRAGRTRIIGKRTPPRFFIGNTFKSIYLILTTGGGRRRKA; this comes from the coding sequence ATGAGGTTTGATCTTCACATCCACTCCAACTGCTCAGATGGACGGGACGATGTCAGGACAATTCTGAGGGCTGCTGCCCGCCGGAATCTGGACGGGCTCTCCATTACCGATCATGATACATTGAGGGGATCTCAGCAGGCGATGAAGATCATCCGGGAGGACAAACTGGATCTGATCCTCATCCCCGGAGCGGAGGTCACAACCTCGGAAGGCCATCTTCTGGTCCTGGGAGTATCCGAGCTGCCCCGCCGGGGGCTCAGCCCGGAGGAGACTGCTGATCTGGCCCATGATCAGGGAGGGATAGCAATAGTCCCCCATCCATATCATCCCTTCCGCCATGCTATCGGACGCATACCGGAGTGCGATGCAGTGGAGGTCTACAACTCCAAGCATCTCTTCGGCATAGCCAATGCTCGCGCCTTGATCGAGGCGAGGAGGCGCCGCCTCCCAGCAGTCGCAGGGAGCGACTCTCATTTTGCCGAGACCGTCGGCCTGGGTGTCACAGAGATCGATGCCGGAGATGCTGAAGAGGCGATAGAGGCCATCCGGGCGGGGAGGACGAGGATCATAGGGAAGAGGACGCCCCCCCGGTTTTTCATCGGGAACACCTTCAAGTCGATTTACCTGATCCTGACCACGGGAGGAGGGCGAAGGCGTAAGGCTTAG
- a CDS encoding ATP-dependent DNA ligase, with protein MSSFLSFAQLCQRVEGVSGSLEKIELVASFLKDLDDDELEVASGFVMGEIFSPSLDLVMGVGPSILYEAMARACGCSTERIMEWLRSTGDPGLVASIAVENKKPIGFAAFIRHDPLSIKEVHQRLLTVARASGKGSQDTKVKNLLYLFSQATPLEGQYIARLAIEDMRIGVGEGGMRDAIARAFSRDASEVERAYNLTNDIGLVAVSARRGTLADLSVQIGRPIKMMLAQVGEGISSSMQELGSAAIEWKYDGARVQIHKDKKRVRIFSRRLEDVTRSLPEIVLLAQGVRADEAILDGEVVAMGKDSRPLAFQEILKRFRRKYKVEKQAKETPLHLFLFDLIYLDGNSTLDLPLTRRRELLEGIADSSILADQVISNSIQRAEEIYRQALDKGHEGLILKNPLSPYAPGKRGKNWLKIKPVMETLDLAVIGARWGEGRRASFLGSYRLACLDEATNKLLDIGWVATGLTDEALAELTDLFQDLILMQKGMEVELKPAVIFEVAYEEIQKSQSYSSGYALRFPRLVRVRDDKSLEEADSLERVASLYQGQRGRNNYI; from the coding sequence ATGAGCAGTTTCTTGAGCTTCGCCCAGCTCTGCCAGAGGGTGGAGGGGGTCTCCGGCTCCCTGGAGAAGATAGAGCTGGTGGCATCATTCCTGAAGGATCTGGATGATGATGAACTGGAGGTTGCCTCCGGGTTCGTTATGGGAGAGATCTTCTCGCCTAGCCTTGATCTGGTGATGGGCGTGGGGCCGAGCATCCTCTATGAGGCTATGGCCCGTGCCTGCGGATGCTCGACAGAGAGGATCATGGAATGGCTCCGCTCCACAGGAGACCCGGGATTGGTGGCATCTATAGCGGTGGAGAATAAAAAGCCCATCGGATTTGCCGCCTTCATAAGACATGATCCTCTCTCCATCAAAGAGGTTCATCAAAGGCTCCTGACAGTGGCACGGGCCTCGGGAAAGGGAAGCCAGGACACCAAGGTCAAGAACCTGCTGTATCTGTTCAGCCAGGCCACTCCTCTGGAGGGGCAATATATCGCCCGCCTGGCGATAGAGGACATGAGAATTGGGGTTGGCGAGGGAGGGATGAGAGATGCCATTGCCCGCGCTTTCTCCCGCGATGCATCAGAGGTGGAGAGGGCCTACAATCTGACCAATGATATCGGCCTGGTGGCCGTCAGTGCTCGGCGGGGTACCCTCGCCGATCTGAGCGTGCAAATAGGCCGCCCCATCAAGATGATGCTGGCCCAGGTAGGAGAGGGGATCTCCTCCTCCATGCAGGAGCTGGGCTCTGCAGCGATCGAGTGGAAGTACGATGGGGCCAGGGTGCAGATCCACAAGGACAAAAAGAGAGTTCGCATCTTCTCCCGCCGGCTGGAGGATGTGACCAGATCCCTTCCCGAGATCGTCCTTCTGGCTCAGGGGGTCAGGGCAGATGAGGCCATCCTGGACGGGGAGGTGGTGGCCATGGGCAAGGACTCCAGACCTCTGGCCTTCCAGGAGATCTTAAAGCGCTTTCGCAGAAAGTACAAAGTGGAAAAGCAGGCTAAGGAGACGCCGTTGCATCTATTTCTCTTCGATCTGATATATCTTGATGGCAACAGCACCCTGGATCTGCCCCTGACCCGACGGCGGGAGCTGCTGGAGGGCATAGCCGATAGCTCGATACTGGCGGATCAGGTCATATCCAACAGCATCCAGCGGGCAGAGGAGATCTACCGCCAGGCGCTGGATAAGGGCCATGAGGGGCTGATCCTTAAAAATCCGCTATCTCCATATGCCCCCGGGAAGAGGGGCAAGAACTGGCTCAAGATCAAGCCGGTTATGGAGACCCTGGATCTGGCAGTGATCGGGGCAAGATGGGGCGAGGGCAGGAGAGCCAGCTTCCTGGGCTCATACCGGCTGGCCTGCCTGGATGAGGCCACGAATAAGCTTTTGGATATAGGCTGGGTGGCTACCGGCCTCACGGACGAGGCTTTGGCGGAGCTGACGGATCTGTTCCAGGATCTGATCTTGATGCAGAAGGGGATGGAGGTCGAGCTGAAGCCGGCGGTGATCTTCGAGGTGGCCTATGAGGAGATACAGAAGAGCCAGAGCTACTCATCAGGATATGCTCTCAGGTTCCCCAGATTGGTGAGGGTGAGAGATGATAAATCGCTGGAGGAGGCAGACAGCCTGGAGAGGGTGGCCTCCCTCTACCAGGGGCAGCGGGGGAGGAACAACTACATCTGA